In Methanosarcina siciliae T4/M, one genomic interval encodes:
- the mtaA gene encoding methylcobamide:CoM methyltransferase MtaA, producing the protein MERNLRKNFLNALRGNPVDMTPALSVTQTGTVELMDLTGAAWPEAHSDPEKMATLALAGYEIAGLEAVRYPYCLTVLAETMGCNVRMGTKDIQPSVLSHPFSGGPEKLEVPEALLEKGRIPTVLKATEILAARTGGENGKEETPLIAGMEGPLTVFTHLAEVKNYLIWTIKKPDYVSAFMETCTEICIEYANALFDCGADALSMPDGGIVGSRMMPPSVLENSVKPFYERLCKKVKGPVILHICGDAGDTLGTLSECGFEAISIEEKVSLKAAKEAINGRARLIGNVSPSRTLLFGTPDAVKAEAKQCLSCGVDILAPGCGIAPRTPLANIRALVEARNEWYGEKK; encoded by the coding sequence ATGGAAAGAAATCTCAGGAAAAATTTTCTTAACGCTCTTCGCGGAAATCCAGTTGACATGACCCCTGCCCTGTCCGTCACCCAGACCGGAACCGTTGAACTGATGGACCTGACCGGCGCCGCCTGGCCGGAAGCTCATTCAGACCCGGAAAAGATGGCAACCCTCGCCCTTGCAGGCTACGAAATTGCAGGCCTTGAAGCCGTGCGCTACCCCTACTGCCTGACCGTGCTTGCCGAAACCATGGGCTGCAACGTGCGGATGGGCACGAAAGATATCCAGCCCTCAGTCCTGTCCCATCCTTTTTCCGGAGGTCCGGAAAAATTGGAAGTCCCTGAAGCCCTGCTCGAAAAAGGAAGAATTCCCACCGTCCTCAAAGCAACCGAAATCCTTGCAGCCCGGACAGGCGGAGAAAACGGGAAAGAAGAAACTCCCCTCATAGCAGGGATGGAAGGGCCCCTTACTGTTTTTACCCACCTTGCAGAAGTCAAGAATTACCTTATCTGGACCATCAAAAAACCCGACTACGTCAGTGCCTTCATGGAGACCTGCACCGAGATCTGCATCGAATACGCAAACGCCCTCTTCGACTGCGGTGCAGACGCCCTCTCCATGCCCGACGGCGGGATAGTAGGCTCAAGAATGATGCCTCCTTCGGTTCTTGAAAACTCCGTCAAACCCTTCTACGAACGCCTCTGCAAAAAAGTAAAAGGCCCCGTAATCCTGCACATCTGTGGCGATGCCGGAGATACCCTGGGAACTCTTTCGGAATGCGGTTTCGAAGCCATCAGCATCGAAGAAAAAGTCAGCCTGAAAGCCGCAAAAGAAGCCATTAACGGCAGGGCAAGGTTAATAGGAAATGTCTCCCCCTCAAGGACCCTGCTCTTCGGAACCCCTGACGCCGTGAAAGCCGAAGCAAAGCAGTGCCTTTCCTGCGGTGTGGATATCCTTGCCCCTGGCTGCGGGATTGCCCCGAGGACTCCGCTTGCAAATATCAGGGCGCTTGTGGAAGCTAGGAATGAGTGGTACGGGGAGAAGAAATGA
- a CDS encoding adenine nucleotide alpha hydrolase family protein gives MTENEYLKRCSRCILPETTPNIIFDKDGVCNFCRSHIKVQYEGEPKLRELLHSHRKDSNKYDCAIGISGGRDSSYALLKLVKDYNLKVLAVNYENPFTDPQAKTNIENAVEALNVDVVSFKLKNNIHEKTFKHNFTSWLRKPSPASIPMMCIACKLILPNVIKCAKKYDVKCIVTGGNPYEYTSFKRELLNVSTDETYTKILKKSFGVKGFGGIAGEMLNNPMYCHPMCISTMITGFLYGNPYSFGPKFLSPDIEFIDIFHYIPWEEEEVLSRIKKELNWESPRRFSSSWRFDCTVSHLKDFMYLKTLNMTEKDDFYSKMVREGLITREEALIRIKDENKLHMDEIRKLLDSNGISDVSHLKMDKEEIIRKEILAE, from the coding sequence ATGACAGAGAATGAATACTTGAAAAGATGTAGCAGGTGTATATTACCTGAAACAACACCAAACATTATTTTTGATAAAGATGGTGTTTGTAATTTTTGCCGTTCTCACATAAAAGTCCAGTATGAAGGGGAGCCAAAACTTAGGGAATTATTGCACTCGCATCGCAAAGATAGCAACAAATATGATTGTGCCATAGGAATAAGTGGCGGGCGGGATAGCAGTTACGCACTCCTCAAACTTGTAAAGGATTATAACCTGAAAGTTCTGGCAGTTAACTATGAAAATCCGTTTACTGACCCCCAGGCTAAGACCAATATTGAAAATGCTGTAGAAGCGTTAAATGTTGACGTTGTTAGTTTCAAATTGAAGAATAATATTCATGAAAAAACATTTAAACATAATTTTACTTCATGGCTTCGTAAACCGTCTCCTGCATCCATACCTATGATGTGTATTGCCTGTAAATTGATTCTTCCGAATGTGATTAAATGCGCAAAAAAGTATGATGTGAAATGTATAGTTACAGGAGGCAATCCATATGAATACACATCTTTTAAAAGAGAATTACTGAATGTTTCAACAGACGAAACTTACACGAAGATCTTAAAAAAAAGTTTTGGCGTAAAAGGGTTTGGAGGAATTGCGGGTGAAATGTTAAATAACCCTATGTATTGCCATCCGATGTGTATTTCCACAATGATAACAGGATTTTTGTACGGGAACCCTTACAGCTTCGGACCCAAATTTTTGTCCCCGGATATTGAGTTTATAGACATATTTCACTACATTCCCTGGGAAGAAGAGGAAGTTTTGTCAAGAATCAAGAAGGAATTGAACTGGGAAAGCCCGAGAAGGTTCAGTTCATCCTGGAGATTTGACTGCACTGTAAGTCATTTAAAAGATTTTATGTATCTAAAAACCCTCAACATGACAGAAAAAGATGATTTTTATTCCAAAATGGTAAGAGAAGGCCTGATTACCCGGGAAGAGGCTCTCATAAGAATAAAAGATGAAAACAAACTGCATATGGATGAAATACGAAAATTACTTGACAGTAACGGAATCAGCGATGTTTCCCACTTAAAAATGGATAAAGAGGAAATAATTAGGAAAGAAATACTGGCCGAATAA
- a CDS encoding vWA domain-containing protein, with protein sequence MVILLADGQGSYSDYYTQQAINNDVTVYTIGLGSGVNSALLTNIATSADGQYFPVSSAEDLPDVFRTISGEIEPTDTDVGGLLDGEEAGKLVEYNGKQYFQLFSDPITEQ encoded by the coding sequence ATGGTAATCCTGCTTGCCGATGGTCAGGGTTCTTACAGCGATTATTACACCCAGCAGGCAATAAATAATGATGTCACCGTTTATACTATTGGTCTTGGCAGTGGAGTCAACAGTGCTCTGTTAACCAACATCGCAACATCCGCCGACGGCCAGTATTTTCCCGTATCTTCCGCTGAAGACCTGCCGGATGTCTTCCGTACGATCTCAGGAGAAATTGAACCAACAGATACTGATGTAGGTGGGTTGCTTGATGGGGAAGAAGCCGGCAAATTAGTCGAGTATAACGGCAAACAATACTTCCAACTATTCAGCGATCCGATTACAGAACAATAG
- a CDS encoding cytochrome b, with amino-acid sequence MVRSAEKPASGKMVVERYTWLERITHLVHLLAMFILLITGFRIYFGWDFMAFQTARAIHMIAVPFFLAANWILVPYNIFSCKGERWCVRSRIDHFREAYIFEEEDAERLFGIIRNFFGKGRYPAFTLYDEREGHYITKLHPVLKLLIIFESTAIALIAITGIVLYDINWAPLGLPISEWILSITWYFTSLLNVNALSLIRTVHLLAGYWFVFELVVHVGILEFDPDVWKYHKAIFWSGKEDLSDRNFVRVMEDD; translated from the coding sequence ATGGTACGGTCTGCTGAGAAACCTGCTTCAGGAAAGATGGTAGTTGAGCGCTATACCTGGCTTGAGAGGATTACTCACCTGGTTCACCTGCTTGCCATGTTTATCCTTCTGATCACGGGGTTCAGGATCTACTTCGGCTGGGATTTCATGGCATTTCAGACTGCCCGGGCGATTCATATGATTGCGGTTCCTTTTTTTCTGGCCGCGAACTGGATCCTTGTCCCTTATAATATTTTTTCCTGCAAGGGGGAGAGATGGTGTGTCAGGTCCAGGATAGATCATTTCAGGGAAGCTTACATATTCGAAGAGGAGGATGCAGAACGCCTTTTTGGCATCATAAGGAATTTTTTCGGGAAAGGCAGATATCCTGCTTTTACTCTCTATGATGAACGAGAAGGGCATTACATTACAAAACTCCATCCCGTGCTCAAGCTGCTGATTATTTTCGAAAGCACCGCAATTGCCCTTATTGCCATAACAGGAATAGTGCTTTACGATATTAACTGGGCTCCTCTAGGGCTCCCTATATCCGAATGGATCCTTTCAATAACCTGGTATTTTACGTCTTTGCTTAACGTGAATGCGCTGAGCCTGATCCGTACTGTGCATCTGCTTGCAGGTTACTGGTTTGTCTTTGAGCTTGTTGTCCACGTGGGCATTCTTGAGTTTGACCCGGACGTATGGAAATATCACAAAGCGATCTTCTGGTCCGGAAAGGAAGATTTGTCAGATCGGAATTTTGTCAGGGTAATGGAAGATGATTGA
- a CDS encoding nickel-dependent hydrogenase large subunit, with product MVQVTVDPLSRIEGHYRINTEVDGDGVITDAQSSALLLRGFEKFLMNQDPRDAALLTQRICGVCPVSHSIAAANALDELFGVVEEVPQTALVMRNIHQGLNFIASHAAHIYILWGPDLANPAYHDILMQYGDTGNAVWGELAGRFMPIVNQFNGIRYPAGSSYLGAIGEQRNMHDAISLVAGKMPHAVLQHVGGVVYSPTIADINELAAYVEKTAKFVEAFTLGLSPDTWIENTYKASSPQKAVNFVLERLQELLDNSLVSNDFSHSSGWGDVPLFAAFGSELVGEQLLGLPISMKMDRAGAYPDPDKIGFLSYGVFFKPENGDGYDPTSPADDRVIPSGYMNGNLELEEFDYRIISESINHSFYIDEEGDRPPWNGVTVPERDPDKIDYTKGSESRYSWAKAPNYGGIPCEVGPLARLMIMGEPLTTGLVQAFRENGYSPVNNYTRMIARMQEVLVMISELMKWILQDLEAGAKVAVHTDLSMAKNSTGMGLWEAPRGALGHWIATGSDSMVTLYQAVVPSTWNLAPRNSRGIPGPVEQALIGTKISAAENALGVDYANPLGILHTGRSYDPCLACAVHTIDRTGKHPEHTIRVL from the coding sequence ATGGTACAGGTAACCGTAGATCCCCTTTCCAGAATTGAAGGACATTATAGGATTAATACTGAAGTCGATGGAGACGGCGTGATTACCGATGCCCAGAGCAGTGCTCTGCTCCTTAGAGGTTTTGAGAAATTTCTTATGAATCAAGACCCGAGAGATGCGGCCCTTTTAACCCAGAGGATCTGCGGGGTCTGTCCGGTTAGCCACAGCATAGCTGCAGCAAATGCTCTGGATGAACTCTTCGGAGTAGTCGAAGAAGTACCCCAAACTGCTCTTGTGATGAGAAATATTCATCAGGGTCTGAATTTCATAGCCAGTCACGCAGCCCACATCTATATACTCTGGGGCCCTGACCTTGCAAACCCGGCTTATCATGATATCCTCATGCAATACGGAGATACGGGAAATGCAGTGTGGGGAGAGTTGGCCGGACGTTTTATGCCTATAGTAAATCAGTTTAACGGAATACGTTATCCTGCCGGATCTTCTTACCTCGGTGCCATCGGGGAACAGCGTAATATGCATGATGCCATTTCTCTTGTTGCAGGCAAAATGCCTCATGCCGTTTTACAGCATGTAGGAGGAGTTGTTTATTCCCCGACGATTGCAGATATCAATGAGCTTGCAGCTTATGTTGAAAAAACTGCGAAGTTTGTTGAGGCATTTACTCTTGGGCTCTCTCCCGACACCTGGATTGAAAATACTTACAAAGCTTCTTCTCCGCAAAAAGCTGTCAATTTCGTCTTGGAACGCCTGCAGGAGCTTCTGGATAATTCCCTTGTGAGCAATGACTTCTCCCACTCCTCTGGCTGGGGAGATGTTCCTCTTTTTGCAGCTTTTGGCTCGGAACTGGTCGGAGAACAGCTTCTCGGGCTGCCCATCAGTATGAAAATGGACCGGGCAGGAGCTTATCCTGATCCAGATAAGATAGGTTTTCTTTCTTACGGAGTTTTCTTCAAGCCTGAAAATGGGGATGGGTATGACCCCACAAGCCCTGCTGATGACAGGGTTATCCCATCCGGGTATATGAACGGAAATCTGGAACTTGAAGAATTCGACTACAGAATAATCTCTGAAAGCATTAATCACTCTTTCTACATTGACGAGGAAGGAGACCGTCCTCCATGGAACGGAGTTACGGTTCCTGAAAGGGATCCTGACAAAATCGATTACACAAAAGGTTCGGAAAGCCGTTATTCCTGGGCAAAGGCCCCTAATTATGGGGGTATTCCCTGTGAAGTCGGGCCGCTTGCCCGCCTCATGATTATGGGAGAGCCCCTTACAACCGGACTGGTTCAGGCTTTCCGGGAAAACGGCTATTCTCCCGTAAACAACTATACCCGCATGATAGCAAGGATGCAGGAGGTCCTTGTAATGATATCCGAACTGATGAAATGGATTTTGCAGGATCTTGAGGCGGGGGCAAAGGTGGCAGTGCACACCGATCTTTCGATGGCAAAGAATTCGACAGGAATGGGCCTGTGGGAAGCTCCTAGAGGAGCTCTGGGGCACTGGATTGCTACAGGTTCGGATTCGATGGTTACCCTGTATCAGGCCGTGGTTCCGAGTACCTGGAACCTTGCTCCTCGGAATTCACGGGGAATTCCCGGTCCTGTTGAGCAGGCCCTCATAGGCACAAAAATCTCGGCTGCGGAAAATGCCCTGGGTGTTGACTATGCAAACCCTCTCGGGATTTTACATACGGGTCGCTCCTATGATCCCTGCCTTGCCTGTGCGGTCCATACAATCGACAGAACCGGAAAGCATCCGGAGCATACTATCAGGGTGCTTTAA
- a CDS encoding hydrogenase small subunit: MKMDRRTFIKAVGVLGASLFLQTYKSDLAKALELSETKVLWLHGVECSGCSISMLDGGTPDIVELLQYLNLNLLYQEILMMQQGIFVDGKPANTSDLNSELLLDEILENEKGYVFISEGGVPNGPDGTGKYLVIGGRTYKEVYEKAAKNASVIIAIGQCATNSGVNAAKSDVKELLDHRGIAFTMEDSSKGIIDLLGIDKPVININGCPAHPDWVFLTISAVVLGKIKVPDDLPYVLDRWNRPKVFFPPDHVIHDNCPRRGYYDRGELDLTVGGPNCLWKLGCKGPYTHADCATRHWNGHQSFCPQAGSPCIGCVQPGFPDSTRPFFVESEDAGIVGTHLDTVAGVAIGGALLAAGVHALRRTVLKKPGEKEEVAEENISGKTGGEK, from the coding sequence ATGAAAATGGACCGTCGGACTTTTATAAAAGCCGTCGGGGTACTGGGAGCTTCGCTGTTTTTGCAGACCTATAAAAGTGATCTGGCAAAAGCCCTTGAACTTTCTGAAACTAAAGTATTGTGGCTCCATGGGGTAGAGTGTAGCGGTTGCAGCATATCAATGCTTGACGGAGGGACACCCGATATCGTAGAACTGCTCCAATATTTAAACCTCAATCTGCTCTATCAGGAAATCCTGATGATGCAGCAGGGAATTTTCGTAGACGGAAAACCTGCAAATACCAGTGATCTGAACTCTGAGCTCCTGCTGGATGAGATTCTGGAAAATGAAAAAGGATATGTTTTTATTTCTGAAGGTGGAGTCCCGAACGGGCCTGATGGTACGGGTAAATATCTGGTAATCGGAGGCAGGACATATAAGGAAGTTTACGAGAAAGCTGCAAAAAACGCCTCGGTAATTATAGCAATCGGGCAATGTGCTACTAACAGTGGAGTAAATGCTGCGAAAAGTGATGTCAAAGAACTTCTTGACCACCGTGGGATCGCTTTTACGATGGAAGATTCTTCAAAAGGAATCATTGATCTGCTCGGAATTGATAAACCGGTTATCAACATTAACGGCTGTCCTGCTCACCCCGACTGGGTATTTCTGACAATAAGCGCGGTTGTCCTGGGAAAAATCAAGGTGCCTGATGATCTCCCTTACGTGCTGGACAGATGGAACCGACCGAAAGTTTTCTTCCCTCCGGATCATGTTATACACGACAACTGCCCACGCCGCGGATATTATGACCGCGGGGAGCTTGACCTGACAGTAGGCGGACCGAATTGCCTCTGGAAACTGGGGTGTAAAGGGCCGTATACCCATGCTGATTGTGCCACTCGTCACTGGAACGGACACCAATCTTTCTGTCCGCAGGCAGGGTCTCCCTGTATAGGCTGCGTACAGCCGGGGTTCCCGGACAGTACCAGGCCCTTTTTCGTGGAAAGTGAAGATGCCGGAATTGTCGGGACGCATCTTGATACTGTGGCAGGTGTGGCAATAGGAGGGGCACTTCTTGCTGCAGGTGTCCACGCTTTAAGAAGGACTGTTTTGAAAAAACCTGGGGAAAAAGAGGAAGTTGCGGAAGAGAATATTTCCGGGAAGACCGGAGGTGAAAAGTAA
- a CDS encoding peptidoglycan-binding domain-containing protein — MTIGDGHDLKSRIFAGDEVLQACYDNERVLQRGDSGSAVKKVQEALMILGIPVPKVGANGVFGGETEIAVRSYQEARRLKVDGIIGAETIGNLDSEFYTGPPEPSTSPSTEPQMSKISTPLKPESPVRSPRASTVRLEGESPVEPKVPPVPPVKEPKVPSVEAVPGLKPLPPVKEVHVPPVPSVREVSARPEHTLRHVKTKPPSTAPFAAPVTPEIPPVNSQGRKFHSSGIWNEDSYLEIQGGQSMHFKVKNLHVHASTIRIKAENGESQGATIQAQDAADFEFSIAGKEPLDWRFDIETDSDTALLEWYLYSNWVPE; from the coding sequence ATGACTATTGGGGACGGTCACGATTTAAAGTCGCGGATATTTGCAGGCGACGAGGTTTTGCAGGCTTGCTATGACAACGAAAGGGTTCTTCAAAGAGGAGACAGCGGTTCTGCAGTGAAGAAAGTTCAGGAAGCTCTGATGATTCTTGGTATTCCCGTGCCAAAAGTCGGAGCCAATGGCGTCTTTGGAGGCGAAACCGAGATAGCTGTCAGAAGTTACCAGGAAGCGCGAAGGTTGAAAGTTGATGGTATAATAGGAGCAGAGACTATAGGCAACCTTGACTCAGAATTTTACACCGGACCCCCGGAGCCTTCGACTTCACCATCAACGGAACCTCAGATGTCAAAGATTTCAACTCCATTAAAACCGGAATCTCCGGTCAGGTCACCAAGGGCGTCTACAGTTAGACTGGAGGGAGAATCCCCAGTTGAGCCGAAAGTACCTCCCGTCCCGCCTGTAAAGGAACCAAAAGTTCCGTCTGTGGAGGCAGTTCCGGGCCTTAAACCTTTACCCCCGGTCAAAGAAGTACACGTACCCCCTGTTCCATCGGTACGGGAAGTTTCGGCCAGACCAGAACATACCCTCAGGCATGTCAAAACAAAGCCGCCTTCAACTGCACCTTTCGCTGCACCTGTGACTCCGGAAATCCCCCCGGTTAACAGCCAGGGCCGCAAATTCCACTCTTCAGGGATATGGAACGAGGATAGTTACCTTGAAATTCAGGGTGGTCAATCGATGCACTTTAAGGTAAAAAATCTCCATGTCCATGCGTCAACTATCCGGATAAAAGCCGAGAATGGAGAATCCCAGGGTGCCACGATTCAAGCTCAAGACGCTGCCGATTTCGAGTTTTCCATAGCTGGTAAAGAGCCACTTGACTGGAGATTTGACATAGAAACCGATAGCGATACGGCTTTACTGGAGTGGTATCTCTACAGTAACTGGGTACCGGAGTAA
- a CDS encoding hydrogenase maturation protease, whose amino-acid sequence MPILHAPVRVLGCGSPLMGDDGIGLKVIEALKKTELDGLDGLDIADAGVCGLDLLNLLDGASKVIIVDAVLTGNRKGSVHRIEGGDLIEGTELHTLVSVHDLTITDVLRIGEQVQHLPEIVVIGIEIGELATEFSRDISPEVLGAVDEAIRLIRKEISSLL is encoded by the coding sequence ATGCCTATATTACATGCTCCTGTGAGGGTTCTGGGCTGTGGAAGCCCGCTGATGGGGGACGACGGAATTGGCCTGAAAGTTATCGAAGCCCTTAAAAAAACGGAACTTGACGGACTTGACGGGCTTGATATCGCGGATGCCGGGGTCTGTGGACTTGATCTCCTGAACCTGCTCGACGGGGCAAGCAAAGTCATAATCGTCGATGCAGTCCTGACCGGCAACCGGAAAGGTTCGGTACACCGCATCGAAGGCGGGGACCTGATAGAGGGCACTGAGCTTCACACCCTGGTCTCGGTTCATGATCTCACAATTACCGATGTGTTGAGAATTGGAGAGCAGGTGCAGCACCTTCCGGAAATCGTGGTAATAGGGATAGAGATCGGAGAGCTGGCTACTGAATTCTCCAGGGATATCAGTCCTGAAGTCCTCGGGGCTGTGGATGAAGCTATAAGGCTTATCAGGAAAGAGATCTCTTCTCTACTTTGA
- a CDS encoding formate dehydrogenase subunit gamma, with amino-acid sequence MKPKDNPMVVERYTVLDRTAHTIHAAAMLLLIITGFKIYAGWDFMSFHNARALHMIAVPALLAVNWILIPYNIFSATEGGVQEKIAHFMDHYVFGPEDAKRLKAIILNFFGKGEYPAFTIYDEVSGHYKTKLHPLMKILIVLEGTAIFVIAVSGIVIYRLDWALLGLPIGSWILSAGDLVAPAFNMSSLQFYRALHLLMTYFFVFELVVHVGILEFNPHVWKHHKTIFWSGKEDLSDSRYAEIVKPKPKHLPDSELWHDSSEKAPEALKE; translated from the coding sequence ATGAAACCCAAAGACAACCCGATGGTTGTTGAGCGTTATACCGTCCTTGACCGGACGGCTCATACCATACACGCTGCGGCGATGCTGTTGCTCATCATTACCGGGTTTAAAATCTACGCAGGCTGGGACTTCATGAGTTTCCATAATGCCCGCGCCCTTCACATGATCGCGGTTCCTGCCCTGCTTGCAGTGAACTGGATCCTTATTCCGTACAACATCTTCTCTGCAACCGAAGGTGGGGTTCAGGAAAAAATCGCACATTTCATGGACCATTATGTCTTTGGCCCTGAAGATGCCAAGCGCCTGAAGGCAATAATTCTCAATTTCTTCGGAAAGGGTGAGTACCCCGCATTCACCATTTATGATGAGGTGTCGGGACACTATAAGACCAAACTCCACCCCTTAATGAAGATCCTTATCGTGCTTGAAGGCACCGCCATCTTTGTGATCGCCGTTTCAGGCATTGTCATTTACAGGCTTGACTGGGCGCTCTTAGGACTCCCGATAGGGTCATGGATCCTTTCGGCAGGAGACCTGGTTGCACCTGCTTTCAATATGTCTTCCCTGCAGTTTTACAGGGCTCTCCACCTGTTAATGACTTATTTTTTTGTCTTTGAACTGGTTGTTCACGTGGGTATCCTTGAGTTTAACCCGCATGTCTGGAAGCACCACAAGACAATCTTCTGGTCCGGAAAAGAGGACCTTTCAGATTCCCGCTACGCAGAAATCGTTAAACCCAAACCAAAACACCTTCCTGACAGCGAGCTCTGGCACGACTCGTCAGAAAAGGCTCCTGAAGCCTTAAAGGAGTAA
- a CDS encoding nickel-dependent hydrogenase large subunit, protein MVNVTVDPLTRIEGHLRLSTEVDADGVISDAQSSCLMFRGFERILQNQDPRDAALLVQRICGVCPTSHSLTAANALDDLFGVADTIPKDALVARNINQALNFLASHATHIYILWGPDLANPAYRDVLTPLGETGTAVWKEMVGRFAPISYKIDGESVPVGSSYLAAIPEKKRLQEAIAVIGGKMPHQVTSYPGGYTYKPNIADIGKLSSYYLQVMDFVSSYTLRVPFDTWIENTYKASSPQKAVNFVVEHLTGLVDKSVTSNDFSREAGWGDTEFYAAFGSELVGETLLGLPASLKHDNIGGYSDPSKIDFLAYGGFFNPENGDGYDPSSPAGDRFLTSGIVTGNLEYQNLDASKITESVAHAFYEDTDDLHPSNGETNPLTDPDAIRFDQGSDSRYSWSKAPRYEGIPCEVGPLARMLAAKEPLVTGLALAFNENGYSAANVYTRMVARIQETAIIANELLKWVTEDYDPNGRIAVDTDLSMAKDSTGMGLWEAPRGALGHWVSTDSNSKVINYQPVVPSTWNLSPRDSAGVPGPLEQSLIGAKINAVENSLGVNYTNPVNILHIGRSYDPCVSCAVHTIDLTGKNTPRTLRIV, encoded by the coding sequence ATGGTAAACGTTACAGTCGACCCCTTAACAAGGATTGAAGGTCATCTTCGCCTTTCCACTGAAGTTGATGCCGATGGTGTCATCAGTGATGCCCAGAGTTCCTGCCTCATGTTCAGAGGCTTTGAACGCATCCTGCAGAACCAGGACCCAAGGGACGCTGCCCTTCTTGTCCAGAGGATCTGCGGGGTCTGTCCTACTTCTCATTCCCTTACCGCTGCCAACGCCCTTGATGACCTCTTCGGGGTGGCTGACACTATTCCAAAAGATGCCCTTGTAGCAAGAAACATTAACCAGGCTCTCAACTTCCTTGCAAGCCACGCAACCCATATCTACATTCTCTGGGGCCCTGACCTTGCAAATCCTGCATATCGGGATGTCCTCACTCCCCTCGGAGAGACCGGAACTGCAGTCTGGAAAGAAATGGTCGGCAGGTTTGCCCCTATCAGCTACAAGATCGATGGGGAATCCGTGCCTGTAGGGTCTTCTTACCTTGCAGCAATTCCTGAAAAGAAACGCCTTCAGGAAGCCATTGCAGTAATTGGCGGCAAAATGCCCCACCAGGTCACATCCTATCCGGGCGGATATACTTACAAGCCAAATATTGCAGATATTGGCAAGCTTTCCTCTTATTATCTCCAGGTAATGGACTTCGTTTCCAGTTACACCCTGAGGGTTCCTTTTGATACCTGGATTGAAAACACCTACAAGGCAAGCTCTCCTCAGAAAGCCGTGAATTTCGTGGTAGAACACCTCACAGGCCTTGTTGACAAATCCGTAACCTCAAATGACTTTTCCAGGGAAGCCGGCTGGGGAGATACGGAGTTCTATGCGGCTTTTGGTTCCGAACTTGTCGGAGAAACCCTGCTTGGGCTTCCTGCAAGCCTTAAACACGATAATATAGGCGGATACAGCGACCCCTCAAAAATCGATTTCCTTGCATATGGTGGCTTCTTCAACCCCGAGAACGGAGACGGGTACGATCCGAGCAGCCCTGCAGGTGACCGCTTCCTGACTTCAGGTATTGTAACCGGAAACCTCGAGTACCAGAACCTCGACGCGAGCAAGATTACAGAGAGTGTTGCTCACGCTTTCTATGAAGATACCGATGACCTCCATCCCTCAAATGGTGAGACAAACCCGTTAACCGATCCTGACGCAATCCGCTTTGACCAGGGTTCCGACAGCAGGTACTCCTGGAGCAAGGCTCCGAGATATGAAGGCATCCCCTGTGAGGTAGGGCCTCTTGCACGTATGCTTGCAGCTAAAGAGCCCCTTGTGACCGGCCTTGCTCTGGCTTTTAATGAGAACGGCTACTCTGCAGCCAACGTCTATACCAGAATGGTGGCTCGCATTCAGGAAACCGCAATTATCGCAAACGAGCTCCTTAAATGGGTAACTGAAGATTACGACCCGAACGGCAGGATCGCTGTTGATACTGATCTTTCGATGGCCAAGGACTCTACGGGAATGGGCCTCTGGGAAGCTCCGCGCGGGGCTCTCGGGCACTGGGTCTCCACTGACAGCAACTCAAAGGTCATTAACTATCAGCCGGTTGTTCCGAGTACCTGGAACCTCTCTCCAAGAGACAGTGCAGGTGTCCCCGGACCTCTTGAGCAGTCCCTTATAGGGGCAAAGATCAATGCCGTAGAAAATTCTCTTGGTGTCAATTACACCAATCCTGTTAACATCCTTCATATCGGTAGGTCCTATGACCCCTGCGTTTCATGCGCGGTTCACACCATTGACCTTACCGGGAAAAATACTCCACGTACTTTAAGAATAGTATAA